GACTGGAATACATTTCAAGGTTAAAAGAGTAATCAATGCCCCACCTGGAGTCAAGGTTACACACCCATGCACGATGGCAGGTTGTCCCAGAAGTGTTGGCTGGAGTCTAGGCCACCACAGAGTCGTCTGTCATTCATGTGTGCCTGCGTTTCTTACTCTCTGAAATGGGGGCAGTCTTTCCAAACTCGGGGTCAAGGCGAACAGCAAAAGAGGTGTGCCGTGCACAGGCGTGTAAAAGATTAGCTTTTACCTAAAGTGCATGTTTACACTCTCCTTAAAGAGGGCCGTCATATCGcccttttttctttgaaatgtaacGTCTGTCTCTGTATTCTTCACACAGAATCCTAGAAAACCAGGCATGatagttaaaattaaatgtacGCCTTAATTTACCCAGCCTTTTCTGCAGAGTACTGATGAAGGGCAGTCCCTGGTGTCAGTGGAGGCAGGAAGAGGCGGGGAAGAGCCCAGGACCCACCACAGAGCTAACCAGGGCGATGTGCGCTCCACCAGCTAGAGCGCAAATCCTTCGCCCTATGCCTAGGACTGCCCCTCCAGGAACGCCTCCAAGTCCCCTCCGCCCACGATGTCTCTCCACGTTCCCTCCTGGAGATGCAGCCTTAGGTCCTGCCCCTCCCGCAGAATGGTTCAGGGTGACGCGCAGCTAGAGTGTTGCAGGACCCGCGCACGCACTCCCTCtaactagagaggagaagtcTGCAAACTGTCATTATTAAAAGGAGAAGGCTGAATCTGGGAGTAAACGCCTTAAAGATGCGGCAACGGGAAGAAGGAGTTGAAACTATTGAAACATTTGTCCACCAGCCAAATCGCGCTGGCGCCGCCTGGGTGATACCAGTGCCCGGGCGATGGGTTCGCCTGCCTCCCTGGCCGAGAAATGGCTGTGCCCCAAAGCCCTGTCCTGTGCCCATCACAAGTGCGTCCCGGCCAGGCCCTAGCCCTTCCCAGGGACCGTGACAGGGCTCGCAAGGCGCAGCAGGGTGGCTGCCCCAGCTGGGAGCGCACGTGGTGCGAGGCAGGCGGGTTCCTCCTCACTGAAGTCATGGACTTGGCTCGCTGCAGAGGGGCCGGCGCGCGAACGTCGCTtgagccaaaaaagaaaaagtgcacaCAATGTGTTTCTTGTTAGGGTCTGCAAGCCGGGCCTCGGGTTTTGCTTTTGGTGCCGCATTATAATATTAAGATGCAGTTTGATTCCGGACAAGCCCGCCCTTGTCGCTGGCTGGGGTGGATTCCCACGGCTGCTGGTGGGCAGAGGGGGGCGGCCTGGGTGCTGCGCTGTGGCGCGGAGGCGCACAGCGGATGGAGGGGGGTCCCTACACGACCTAGGCTCCCTGCAGTGGCCGGACCCCAAGACTCGCGCCTCAGGGCGGCGCAGACTCGGCGACGCCAGCGCTGCTCCCGCCAGCTCGCAGGCGGCCCAAGATTGTTTTCCAAGACCTTATCTCTCGCtcaagttaattttcttttttaatgtggggACCGGAATAAAAGACACAGGAAAATCCTTTGTGAAAACTAAACGCAGCCACAAATCGGGGCACTTCACAGCACttgtaacaaaatatttgcagTGCCCGTAGTTAAATCGGCCCCTCCGCCAAACTTCCCAAACTTTGCTTTCTTTGAACCAAGCTGAAAAGTGATCCCCCTAAAAGGGGATCCGAAGTTTGCAAGCAGTTGGATTTAGCACGGAGTTCTACCTGGTGCTCTAGAGAGCTCTGGGCACACAGGACGGTGCGGGAATCCTGGAAGGAATTACGGCCCGAATggtggcagggcaggggaggagccACTGTTAAGCCGTGGTAGTCGTTGAAACGCTTTGTTAATGCCGTTTATTAGCTGTGTGCGACAAGAAGTTTAAGAGGTTAGGCAGGTCTTCAAAaatatccaaaaaaagaaaaataaacattcccTCGTTTGCTTTTTGTGGCTTTGCTCATTTTCTTCCCCTGGAGTGGCCCTTCATCTAAGCCTGTTTTAAACCCAAAATCGGTTATCTGGTTTCAGGGTAAGGGCTCCCTCTTGCCAAGGtattaaataaacaagtaaagcAAAAACTTGAATCCTTATGTAATCCAGATGCCGTTTCCTCGAAAACCACAACAAATGCTGCTAAACCAGATAACAGGACCGGGAACATTCGGCCCctcaacccccaccccacaacacacAGCCTCCGCCCCCAGCTTTAGAGCCAGCAGAGGACATTTATGTTCAGGAACTCCTCTCCAAGGCAGACGATAAATAATTGCTACTAACACTCTCAACTGCAGATGAGCACCCTTGAGGGATCCGGATGCCATAAACTGTCCGGGAATGTTGGCATCTGGTTCTTAAAGCCAGGACCCAGGAGGCGTCTGCGTCTGCAAGCTGACTTGGAAGTTTCTGGCCTCTTGATGTTCTCAGTCGAAAATGGTGCATTAGAAAGGGGATTGGTCTGGCCCGCGCTTTGTAGTGGTAATGAGGGCGCGAATCGCGCTAGGCTCTGCGCGCGCGAGGCTCCGCTGAGAACGAGGGCTGGGGCTGCACATCTTCCCGGCTCCCCCAGGGCAGAGAAAGGGActgttctgggaaaaaaaaaaaaaaattaatggtttATGCGCAACCTCCCAGGGTTCCGAGGAGTTAGGCAGTAGGACGGTGTGGAGGCGGGGGTGGGGTCTTTCAGTCTTTCAAAGGTATTTTTAGGAGTCCAGCATCAAAGCCATCCGGCGAGAAGCTGAAATCATCCAAAGGAATAAATACATCTCGCCATGCGCTAAGACAGTGACCTTCTCCCCATCCACCCTTCTCTCGCGCCAGCCCCACCCCGAACGCCTCggttgcaaaaacaaaataaagcaaaaccttTTGCTTTGGCAACCTCTAAGCCATATTATGCCTCCTTTTGCAAAAGGaagatttctttcttctccctctcctggcATTTTTCCTTcgtcctctcttcctcccctcacCCCGCCCCCCCTcaacccttttcttttcttctcggtcctccttccttccccaaatCACTCGAAACTTAAGACGTGCAGCGGCTGCAGGTGCGCGCGGGCCGGCGGCCGGGCCGGGGCGAGCCTGGGACTGCCGGGCCTCGCAGGCATTGATCAGCTGGGCGCGCGCGCTGAGTGACGGCGCGGTTGCCATGGCAGCCGCCTGAGCGGCGCCGCGAGGACAAGGCTGCAGGGCGGCGTGAATGGGCGGCGTCACGCGCCTGGCGCCAGAGAGTCTGCTCCGGGGCTCCGGCTCCGGCCCCGCCGCGGCCTGGCccgcgcgccgccgccgccgccgccgctgccaaTTCATCACCTGTCAGGGATCACTCGCGGGGTCACGGGCGGAATGGACACAGCTGTGAGAACAAAACCCGGGAAAGAAAGGCGAGCGCTCCCCATTGCGCCAGATGTGCAGAGAGGACCTTGAGACGCGCCCCCCGCCCCCGCAGGCTCCTCCCGCCCCCCGGCGCATCACGCGGGGGTGGCAAAGGCGGCCTGACCAGCGTTCCAGCTCCCCGCCCGGAGCTGCTTCTGATTACCGCAAGAGGCCCGGACGCGAGAGCCGCTGCGGGGCCTGCCTTAGAGGCGGAGTGAGTGAGCCCTGGAGCCAGGCTGGGGGACCTTACGGGCAGGTCTGTCGCTGCCACGGGGTGGGGGCGTCCCGGTGCGGAGTCGAGGGGGACCGCACCAACACCTACCAGCGGAAGCCCTGCACACCTTCCCACCGTCGGCGGATCTAGCCCGCCCTCCAGCTGGGGCCGTTTGAACTTTGGAGGCCTCAAATGCAAACCCACCTAAGCCACCAATTGACAGATTTTGACGTGCCTTTAAAACCACCTCGAAAATGCTGCAACACGATTTTCCCCCACGAAAGCAATTTTTAAGGTGATTTCATATTGGGCGTGCTGAAACAGACACATTAGTAACTTAGGCCTTGTTTAAATCATTAACTTTAACAGCTTCGTAATCCCCTTTAAATGATCTTTAAATGAATGTAAAACTGGGTAGCGTGCCAATAGAATCGAATTCAACACAGCCAGGCAGACTGGACTCTGACATGGCAGCTAAAGAAACACCAGAAAACTTTCACCATATTTAGCCATTTTACTACATCAGGGTACAAAAATGATCATGGGAGAAGGCACTGCCTTAATCAACTTTGCAAAGTGTAAAGTGAAACCGCACAATGCTCATTACcgcccagcccagagcctggctgTGGGGATAATGAGGCTGGCACGGATGTTAACATACGGTGTCCTTGGAAAAAGCTAGGAATGCGTCAGTATCGAAGAGCTGCAATGTCCAAGAATCATAAGTAATAATTTGAGAATCCCAAAGATGTTTGTTTACATTGGCTATTATTGTAAAATAGTCAAAGTATAACATCATGAACCAAAATAGTGTCAAAACAAAATCTGTTCCACTGTGGCACGTATGTGAcagaaacacatgcacacaaagtACATCAAAAGGCTCGAACTGTGGGAGGACTCGGATAGTAAATCACTTCCAGACTTAATATCAGAAGAGATACGGTGCGTCCAACGCTGTCAGGGACAGAGTCGCAGGCAGCATTGCCGGGCCTTAGGAAGGCCCTCGGCAAATTTCTGGCTGGACAGGAAACCATTCACCTCCTTCCTCCAAACTGAGGGGGGTTGATTTCAGGAAGGTGATCTCCACCTCAGCGCCACCCACTCTGCTTCCCTGGAGAGGCGTCCTGGGGCGCACAGCTGTCACGTGACAGCCAGAGACCGCTGGCCCCACCAGCTGATAAATTAATcattaagtgaaggaaaaaacAGTTTCCCCATTATTGAGCTTTTCTTTCAGCCTCTAGGCCTGCCCCTTCCTCTTTCTGAAATGCAGAGGAGGTAGAGATTGAGGCAGAAAGTAAATAAGATTTGAATATTGCCTTTCCTGGGGTTTTCTAGTTCATTGTtttctggagaaaatattttcaaaacaaagtgACATACTGTGATCAGGACAGAATTCTAGATAAGCTAGAATTATGTGAGAATTAACAAGGTATTTGAGTAAATAGctgcaaactttttaaaatttagactgagttcttaaacattttcagccaaaacaaaacaaaacaaaacaaaaaccttgaacCTGTATTCAACACTAGTGCTGAAAAGATTCCAAACCTCATATATgacagagtatttttttttcttagtgtgaAGATGTTAATCAATGGCTAGGGCCACCTATCTGTCACAAAGCTTTGAAACTCCTCTAGGTGTTGGAATGTGACACCAGAAATCACAATTCTTGCATAATTAATCACATTACTTTGCCACCTACACTGAAGGGCACAGACCAGCAGCCTTTCAAGGGCAGTGTATGTAAATGTAGtttcaaaatgcaaattctcCTAATTATTTCCGATTAATACTATCATTATAATAGCCCTGCCTCCTTCTTGAAAAGGAACCCTGAAAGCGCCCTGTGAGAGCTCCTTAGCGACCGGCGAGGTTGGGCATGGCTTCCAATAAGTACTCATTTTCCTGAGTTTACAGTAATGCCTCCCGCGCTGCTCCGGGTTGCAAAAACCCACACTAAGCCTGTCGTCGAATGCATGCGTGGGTGGTTTGTTTGTGTTAACATAACTTTTCCTTATCTGAAGAGACGAACTCACTCTACAAACGTGACTCTTCAGTGACAACCTAATTTGCGTTTTCACTTTCTTCTGAAATGCTTTCTATCTTTCCTCACGCTCTCCCTCCGatgggttgcagtgaactgtggcTTCCCCCTGCGGTGCTGAAGTCGCCCGTGTAGCCGTGATTTTAGGGCTGCCGACAGCTCCAAGGTGTGCAAGGCTTCGTCTGGGAACACCCCCAGGGCAAGGGTCCTGCAGCGCGTTTGGAATTAGAATTAAGAATGCACATTTAGGCGCCCAGGGTctgccccctcccccttcctccttcccctcccccttcctccttcccctcccccatcttccctcctctccctccccctccccccccctcctcccccccccccccccccctccttcctcctcctcccgcctcccgcctcccgcctccccgCTCCCGGTTCCCCGCTCCCCGCCCGCCTCGCGCTTACTGTACTGTACTCTATTTACCACCCCAGCTGGGCTCGCGTCCCGCCCACCCCGCGGGGATTGGCTGCGAACGCGGAAGAACCGAGCCCACGCCCCGCGCCCGCGTTTGCCAATGAAAGCGCCCGCTCGGCTTGATGGACGCGCTTCCTTCCACCAATGGGGACGAAGGGAAGCCCGAGCGTGTGGCCCCGGCGAGTGCAGATAAAAGCCGCCCCGCCGGGCTCGGGCTTCATTCTGAGCCGAGCCCAGTGCCAAGCGCAGCTAGCTCagcaggcggcggcggcggcggcctgAGCTTCAGGGCAGCCAGCTCCCTCCCGGTCTCGCCTTCCCTCGCGGTCAGCATGAAAGCCTTCAGTCCCGTGAGGTCCGTTAGGAAAAACAGCCTGTCGGACCACAGCCTGGGCATCTCCCGGAGCAAAACCCCGGTGGACGACCCGATGAGCCTGCTCTACAACATGAACGACTGCTACTCCAAGCTCAAGGAGCTGGTGCCCAGCATCCCCCAGAACAAGAAGGTGAGCAAGATGGAAATCCTGCAGCACGTCATCGACTACATCTTGGACCTGCAGATCGCCCTGGACTCGCATCCCACTATTGTCAGCCTCCATCACCAGAGACCCGGGCAGAACCAGGCGTCCAGGACGCCGCTGACCACCCTCAACACGGACATCAGCATCCTGTCCTTGCAGGTAAGACCTGCTCCGGGGCCCCCGCCCCGCCGCCGCACACTCCCGCGGTCGCCTGGGCTGTCACTAGGAGATACGTAGCCCAGACGGTGACTTTCGCATGAGCTATTTAACTTTACTTTCATAAGAATCTGCCGTAGATTGAGCTGTGCGTGAAATTGCTAGTAAGTTCTGACATGTTAATGCGTCTGTTTTTAAATCTGAATTGTTACCATAAACGTGTTTAATGGAACTTGCTGGTCTGTGGACtacttcaaaaaaacaaaacaaaacaaaacaaaaaccctttctACTTAACATTGTCTTAACCTCGTACTCTTTATCCTCTTTCTCTCCAGGCTTCTGAATTCCCTTCTGAGTTAATGTCAAATGACAGCAAAGCACTGTGTGGCTGAATAAGCGGTGAGTGTTTGCTTGTGCCACCCGTGGGTAAACTgcccttctgtgtgtgtgtgcgtgcgcgcatGTGTTTTTGCTTGTGTATCTGTAAAATGTCTGATTTGGTAAATGCATGCTTACTTCGCGGTGTTACCCGTACTACATTGTCTCACTAGACATGAAGGAGCTTGTAGTTCTGGGTACTCGAGATCACagaacattttcctttaaaaggaaATGATGCCAATAACTTACTACGAAGGCGGCCGAGGAACGTGTGTATTGGCTTTGTAGCAAATGTAATGCCCTGGCTCTTCCTACGATTCCTCTGGTACTATGAGGTACTAACCTCCACTGTAATTAATCTTATCGCCACAAATTCCACAGTGATCCTGCTTCCCTAAAACTATAGTCCTCTGGGATTCTCTGGGCTAGTTGAGGATTGCTACCCTGTGCCTTAGACCCTGTGATGTGGGATCCCAGACTTCCCTATCTGTTAACTAAAGGGCTGTTTTCAATCAAATAATTGTTACAAGAAGCAGACTGGCGCCTGTAGCACTGCTGTTGGAGATCCAAATAGGAGATTGGGTTGGGAAGTTTTTCCCTTGAGTCTCtgctattttaatgtttaatttgcGCTGTCGAGGCGAGTGTGTGTGTTGCATCTGGACGCCAGGGTTTGCCCAATCTTTGAGTGTTTGGTTAAATGTTCAAACTGTGGCTTCCTCCCGGCGCcagtctgcccgcctctgccCTTAGGTTACATTCTCTTAAACATGCCTTTCTCTCCCAATCTTTTGCAGGTGttcatgacttcttttttttttctttgcacaacaacaacaacaacaaatccacAGAATCTTTTAAGTGCTGAACTTTTCAACCATTTCACAAGGAGGACAAGTTGAATGGacctttttgaaaagaaaaaaaaaatggaaggaaaactaagaagGATCATCTTCCCGGGGTGTTCTCTCACCTGGACTGAGATATTCGTTATTTATGAAAAAGACTTTTAAATGCCCTTTCTGCAGTTGGAAGGTTTTCTTTATATACTATTCCCACCATGGGGAGCGAAAACGTTAAAATCACAAGGAATTGCCCAATCTAAGCAGACTTTGCCTTTTTTCAAAGGTGGAGCGTGAATACCAGAAGGATCCAGTATTCAGTCACTTAAATGAAGTCTTTTGGTCAGAAATTACCTTTTTGACACAAGCCTACTGAAtgctgtgtatatatttatatataaatatatctattgaGTGAAACCTTGTGAACTCTTTAATTAGAGTTTTCTTGTATAGTGGCAGAGATGTctatttctgctttaaaaagtGTAATGATGTACTTATTCATGCTAAACTTTTTATAAAAGTTTAGTTGTAAACTTAACccttttatacaaaataaatcaAGTGTGTTTATTGAATGGTGATTGCCTGCTTTATTTCAGAGGACCAgtgctttgatttttattatgcTATGTTATAACTGAACCCAAATAAATACAAGTTCAAATTTATGTAGACTGTATAAGATTATAATAAAACATGTCTGAAGTCAGTACCTGAATTCCGAGTGGTTTTTAAGATCTCTCTGGCACTCACTcgctcttttctctctccctcgcACCCcgacacacattttctttatccccttCTCCCTCATCTCCCCACCAGCATCCCCGAAGCCTTTACTTGTGTACGGAGAATCTCCTTATCAGATGTGTGGTAAGGCAGAGTGCTGAGTTGACAGGGACTGGGGAGGCTCTGAGCACAGAAATGCCTCTGAGTCCTGAAGGGAAAGCTTGGTTCTGTGCCTTTGGGCTGAGTTTAAAGCCAAGAATGAGTTGTGGTTGTGAGTCTGGGAGTGTGGAAGGACTACCTGTGTGAGTGGGCGTTAAGACGCTTCTCCGGAGTAAATGAAAGTTAATCAGGAGAAGGAAAGAGGCTGTACAGAATTCAGAACATGATTTCAGATTTAAGGGAAGGCAGAAACACCCGAGGGTTACTATTTGCCCAGGGAACTAAGCTGTCACCTGGCCCCAGGCCCCTGATGCCTCCTTGGCTTCGCCTTCGTCCACACCTTTAgccaccccccaaccccacccacccccaggcCTCCGGAGACGGGGCTGGGCCAGACGCATTTTCCCGGACTTTTCAATCGCCCTCAGCCTTGACGGCCGCCCTGGACTGGAAGGAAGAGGCAGAGCGGGCAGAAGCCCTTCCAAGCCAGAGACCGCGGGCGGCCACGTGCTCCGGACCGGTCTGCGTTTTCAGTCCCGGGGCGCGAGGTGGGCTGACAGGCTCTGGAAGGCGGGTCCCAGGTGGACGCGAACCCGGGGAGGAAGGGGTCCGGGTGGGGCAGCAGCTCACCTGGGGCTCACCTGGGGCCGAGCAGGTGTTCGGGCGACGCCACCGAGGAGTCCGCGCATCTCCCCGCCCTGACCCCGATCGGCCCCCGCGGGCGCTGCCGCTGGAGGAGGGCGGGGGCTGTGGAGCTGCGGCCGCCCGGATCGCCCTGCGGACCCGCGCCGGGGACGGGGCTGCGCCGGGGACTGGGCTCTGCCGGGGCCAGCGCGGGGCCGTCGTGTGGTTGATCATCATACCTGGAGGGCGCTCTGAGGGCCGTGGGGGTGGCTCCCCGCCCCAGGCTACCCGCGGACCTGTCCCCCAGGTCCCCGCCACCTGTCGCCAGCCGCGGCCCTGGCCGACCCCTGCGCGGCGGGGAGGGAAGCGCGCGCTGGTCCCAACCCGACCCCGGCCTCGCCTCCGGGAGGGCCGCAGACGCCGGCCCCACGCTCGCCCCCCAGTCACGGGGACCCGCGCGTAGTCCGCTCGGACGGCCCTGGGGAGCGTCCCCGGACGGAAGCAGTGCGGGCGGGACCGTGGGGCGACCCGGGCCCTGCCGAGCCCCTGCCGGGCACCGCTGGCGACGTTGGCCCCGGGACCTCGGGTAGCCGCCGCCGAGGCGCAGCGGCCCCTCTCGGAGGCGACTTCCCGCGGCGCCCGCCGCGCTACCCGTCTCCGGCCGTGGAGCCCGGGCGCCACCTGCTGGCCGGTGCGAGGACGGCGGCTCGCGCGTGCGGCCTggtgggcctggggcctgggcacTGGGAACCCGAGGAGCAATCCGTGGGAGGAGGTCCCGGGAGAAAACGCCGGGGAGTGCGGCCTTTCCAAATGAGTGCTGCTCCAGCATGTGTACAGCCGTTTCCACGTGTGGATCTCATGTCATCTTTACTACTGCATAGCATAGACAGGATCCCCTTTTGCAAATTAGTACCTGCTGCCAACCTCTAAGCTAGGTGCTGTCccggagattttttaaaagatcagacAGGATCCTGGCCTCTAAGAGACTATGCTTGGATTGTGGGGATAAATGAATTGTGAAGTCACATGAAAGTCAGAatgctttcccttctctttcctggaggttttgtttaattttgttttaatttttctgaactgCTTAATAACTATTAACCAAGAACCCCAGTGTTAGTTAAAGCAGTGGGAGGTGGCAGTCGGCCTCCTTTTCTTATTCCAAATCCTAATGAGAATCGATCATATTTCCTCCATTCATTAGGATGTGGCTGTAGGCTTCTGTTGTAATAGATACTGTTTCTCAATCTTTGGAAGAGCCCTTCAATTGCTAGGCTTGTTggaaggagttttttttttagaattttaaatcataatttatgAGTCAACTTGGTAAAATACTTTTGACTgcatttactgagtatttttcTCTGGTGGATTACACTGATGTTTCTGATGCTGAACTAGCCATGCATTTCTGAAATAACTCCTACGTGAACATCatgtattattactttttatatcCACCGTGGATTCTGTTAGccaatattttatttgagatttttgaaaatgaaatggaaCTGTGATTTACTTTCTTGTATTGTCTGTAACTGGTTTTTGAATCAAGATCACACTAACCTCAAACAACAAATGTGCAGGTcagtttacatttaattttagctTTCAAAACCATGGCTATATCCTTGAAGGTAGGCTAACATGTAGTCTGTCTATTTCAGAGGTGAGCAGTGAGTAGACAACAGCACGCAACCAGGCAGTGGACAGATGAACTCAGTCCAGCGCTTTTTCAGGAACATAAAAGGGACTTTCAAGTAGAGGGTGAAGATGTAGGActctaatagaaaataatattcttgTCAATAAGGAGCTGCTTTATAGAGTTTTTTAAATCCACAGCTAATAATTTATGTGGCTCTCTGCAGGGCAGGTGCAGAGCCATCCCAGTCCCTTCAGCTTGACACACCACACATCCTTCCAATTTTTGATGCATTCTGCTACTGGAAAAGGGGCTTCAGATTTTGAGTATCTTTCTGGATGCTGATCCTGTCTAAGTGTtggatgtttttctatttcatcGTAAAGATAATTTGAAGGCcagaggcggtggctcacgcctgtaatcccagcactttgggaggccaaggtgggtgcatcacttgagccctggagttcaagaccagcctgggcaacatggcaaaaccccgtctctactaaaaatacaaaagttaattggGTGAGgtagtgcacgcctatagtcccagctactcaggaggctgaggtgggaggatctcttgagcccaggaggtcaagcctgcagtgagccatgattatgccactgcactgcagcctgagtgacagagtgagaccctgtctcagaaaatttattaatttaattaaagatAATTTGAGTCAGAGGCAGCATAAGTTGAGAAGCTCAACAACatgtgttttgtttattgctgACTAAAGTAGGCACTGTGAGGAGCACCGCCTGAGCACCGCACTGTGAGGAGCACCGCCTGAGACTGTAAGGCAGGAAGGAGATTTTCCAGAGGCCCTGAAGGAAGATGCAATAGAAAGTGGGAAGACCGTGCACACATTTGTGGCAGTCCTGAATGAGGGCACCAGTCCCAGTAAACTAGGGCATTGGCCAAACAGGAATTACAGAAAAGTTTTTACAACCCTGTGAAGCAGCGCATTGAAACTGATACTACCACCCAGGACCCTGGAAGGCCTGAAATCTCAGttatagattagaaaaaaataatactcaCTAGCTCAGGAAGATCATAAGGAAGCTTGTGTGTGAGCCTGAGCTCAAGAGGGAAATGAAAATCTCCTCTGAAAATTTTTACCCATAAACATGCCCTTATGGGCAATGGAGATTCAAATATGTACTACCCACTTGGTTTGAGAAATTTTGATGCTGAGAAATTAACACAAATGGGTTTCTGGCTGGTGATACCCCTGGAGTGCTTGGAAGTGGTACATGCAAAGCTTCTCTGGAGAGAAAATTTCTCAATACAGACTACACAGAATTCTCACATTTTCATGGTTGGGTGAAAGGCAGtttataattcaaaaattttaaaaacactgaaaacaatttACCATGAGAGAATCAGTAgctaaaatgaagagaaagattaGAAACAAAAGATCTAAAATGTCTATAAAGTAAGCACAACTAA
This Theropithecus gelada isolate Dixy chromosome 13, Tgel_1.0, whole genome shotgun sequence DNA region includes the following protein-coding sequences:
- the ID2 gene encoding DNA-binding protein inhibitor ID-2 isoform X1, which gives rise to MDALPSTNGDEGKPERVAPASADKSRPAGLGLHSEPSPVPSAASSAGGGGGGLSFRAASSLPVSPSLAVSMKAFSPVRSVRKNSLSDHSLGISRSKTPVDDPMSLLYNMNDCYSKLKELVPSIPQNKKVSKMEILQHVIDYILDLQIALDSHPTIVSLHHQRPGQNQASRTPLTTLNTDISILSLQVRPAPGPPPRRRTLPRSPGLSLGDT
- the ID2 gene encoding DNA-binding protein inhibitor ID-2 isoform X2 — its product is MDALPSTNGDEGKPERVAPASADKSRPAGLGLHSEPSPVPSAASSAGGGGGGLSFRAASSLPVSPSLAVSMKAFSPVRSVRKNSLSDHSLGISRSKTPVDDPMSLLYNMNDCYSKLKELVPSIPQNKKVSKMEILQHVIDYILDLQIALDSHPTIVSLHHQRPGQNQASRTPLTTLNTDISILSLQASEFPSELMSNDSKALCG